The stretch of DNA TGAGGGCCATAGGTGTTCTTCTCTTTCCGTTGGCCTTCATCGTCCTCTCAATGAATGGCGGCAACTGGCCATGGTCTTCATCGGAAGAGTCAAAGGCGCACACCGCCTTCGTCAACGTGCGAGGGGAAATTGCTGCTGGCTCTTTGGCTGATTCTGACCGCCTGATCCCGGCCATTCAGAAAGCATTCAAGAATGAGCATTCCAAGGCCATCATCATCAAAATCAACTCGCCAGGTGGTAGCCCGGTTCCCTCCGGGCGTATCCACGATGAAATCTTGGTCCAACGCGCCAAGTTCCCTGAGAAGAAGGTTTATGCGGTCATTGACGACATCGGTGCATCTGGCGGCTACTACATCGCTGTTTCGGCCAATGAAATTTATGCAGACCGGGCGAGCCTGGTAGGCTCCATCGGAGTGATCAGCTCCACCTTCGGTTTCACCGGCCTCATGGACAAGCTAGGCATTGAACGTCGCGCGATAACCGCTGGCGAGCACAAGGCACTGCTTGACCCCTTCTCTCCCCTCTCGCCCGAGATCAAGAAATTCTGGGAGGCATTGTTGGCCCAGACCAATGAGCAGTTTGTCTCACGCGTAAAAACTGGTCGTGGTGATCGCCTTCAAGACGACCCCAAGATCTTCTCGGGCCTGATCTGGAACGGGGAGCAAGCCAAGAACCTGGGCCTTATCGATGGCCTGGGTAGCATGGAGCAGGTCGCCAGTGACGTTATTGGCGTCAGCAAGCTCGTTGACTACACCCCAAGCGAAGATTTCTTCAAGCGCATGTCTCAGCGCGCCAAGGTTGAAGCTCGCGCATTACTCAGCAACGCCCTCCCCTCCCTTCGCTAACTCCGT from Comamonas testosteroni encodes:
- the sppA gene encoding signal peptide peptidase SppA; amino-acid sequence: MKFKLFSRSAPTPPLSVDQAIWEIHSQYRRHNRWNILANMMRAIGVLLFPLAFIVLSMNGGNWPWSSSEESKAHTAFVNVRGEIAAGSLADSDRLIPAIQKAFKNEHSKAIIIKINSPGGSPVPSGRIHDEILVQRAKFPEKKVYAVIDDIGASGGYYIAVSANEIYADRASLVGSIGVISSTFGFTGLMDKLGIERRAITAGEHKALLDPFSPLSPEIKKFWEALLAQTNEQFVSRVKTGRGDRLQDDPKIFSGLIWNGEQAKNLGLIDGLGSMEQVASDVIGVSKLVDYTPSEDFFKRMSQRAKVEARALLSNALPSLR